One window from the genome of Cryptomeria japonica chromosome 6, Sugi_1.0, whole genome shotgun sequence encodes:
- the LOC131050963 gene encoding coniferin beta-glucosidase-like: protein MEIIQTLFLCLLFSVVSTSNGLDRSDFPPNFMFGTASSAYQYEGAWREGGKGLSNWDAFTHSPGRVEDGSNGDVADDQYHHYLEDIELMASLGLDTYRFSISWSRILPDGNGKINQAGIEYYNNFINALLQNGIQPFVTLFHFDLPNALQNSYGGWLGPQIVTDFEVYADICFKAFGDRVKYWATMNEPNMFVPLGYTVGLYPPTRCSVPFGKCISGNSLSEPYAAAHNVLLAHAAAVHAYRTKYQKIQGGSIGFVMSAPWYEPLEDTPEDRAAVDRILAFNIRWFLDPIVLGNYPSEMRERLGSRLPAIDSEMSGKLAGSFDFIGINQYTTLYASSTPTPSLDMGTLAYPDSMVYLTGERQGIPIGERTGMDGLYVVPRGIQKVVEYVTQIYNRPPIIITENGYAESKDSSATLQEALEDVRRVNFHNDYMNHLANAIRNGSDVRGYFIWSLLDNFEWAFGYTLRFGLYYVDNHSQSRYPKLSAEWVKQFLRKDAISTM, encoded by the exons ATGGAAATTATTCAAACTTTGTTTCTCTGCTTGTTATTTAGCGTTGTCTCAACAAGTAATGGActggacaggagcgattttcccccCAATTTCATGTTTGGAACTGCTTCCTCTGCCTATCAG TATGAAGGTGCTTGGAGAGAAGGAGGTAAAGGTCTCAGCAACTGGGATGCCTTCACACATTCACCAG GACGTGTAGAAGATGGAAGCAACGGAGACGTAGCAGATGATCAATATCACCATTATCTG GAAGATATCGAGCTCATGGCATCACTTGGGCTAGACACTTACAGATTCTCCATATCCTGGTCTCGAATCCTTCCAG ATGGTAACGGTAAAATTAACCAGGCTGGGATTGAGTATTATAATAATTTTATCAACGCTCTTCTTCAAAATGGTATCCAACCATTCGTTACATTATTCCACTTCGACCTTCCAAATGCACTTCAAAACTCCTACGGCGGATGGCTCGGTCCACAGATAGT AACGGACTTCGAAGTCTACGCGGACATTTGTTTCAAAGCCTTTGGTGACCGGGTTAAGTACTGGGCTACAATGAACGAGCCAAATATGTTTGTTCCATTGGGTTACACCGTTGGGTTATATCCTCCCACAAGGTGTTCTGTGCCTTTCGGGAAGTGTATTTCTGGGAATTCCCTGTCTGAGCCATATGCTGCTGCACACAATGTTTTGCTCGCCCATGCAGCAGCAGTTCATGCATATAGGACCAAATATCAG AAAATTCAAGGAGGGTCAATTGGATTTGTGATGAGCGCACCATGGTATGAACCCTTGGAAGACACTCCTGAGGACAGAGCAGCTGTCGACAGAATTCTAGCATTCAATATTCGATG GTTTCTGGATCCAATTGTTCTTGGGAATTATCCAAGTGAAATGCGTGAACGACTGGGATCACGCCTTCCAGCTATTGATTCAGAAATGTCTGGGAAGCTTGCAGGATCATTCGATTTCATCGGCATAAACCAGTACACAACCTTGTATGCAAGCAGCACCCCTACTCCTTCCCTCGATATGGGTACACTAGCTTATCCGGACTCCATGGTTTATTTGACCGGCGAAAGACAAGGAATTCCCATTGGAGAACGA ACAGGAATGGACGGTTTATATGTGGTGCCTCGGGGAATTCAGAAAGTGGTGGAATATGTAACGCAAATCTACAACAGGCCTCCTATTATCATCACAGAAAACG GCTATGCAGAATCCAAGGATTCCTCCGCCACTTTACAAGAAGCTTTGGAAGACGTGAGGAGAGTAAATTTTCATAATGATTACATGAACCACTTGGCAAATGCAATCAG GAATGGATCAGATGTGCGTGGATACTTCATTTGGTCTCTTCTTGACAATTTTGAGTGGGCATTCGGGTACACGTTGAGATTTGGGCTATATTATGTGGATAACCATTCTCAGAGTAGATACCCGAAGCTATCAGCTGAATGGGTAAAACAATTCCTACGGAAGGACGCAATCAGCACAATGTAA